A genomic stretch from Kribbella jejuensis includes:
- a CDS encoding extracellular solute-binding protein: MSVYDARLARRAVLAGGAALGLAGAVGCSNAGRGASGAGNDEATKTRIRPAYERYSGVKPDLSGAEYKIPDAFNKYPANPVQAISAAPGDGKPITVTTYTNTPIPPRLEQNTFWQEFNKRVGSPVQVNLTPSVDYDRKFATAVAGDQLGDVFLVGNVPQTPQMLAAKAVDLTPHLSGDNIKKYPYLANLPELAWNSGIFDGKIYGVPIPRGAISSQVMYSRRDILAAQGLKPEVKSADEFVELCKALTDKKLNRFALATAPTQFVRNMFDIPNTWSKDGDKLVSMFEHPGHEDVFALLQQLWKSGYIHPDAYSGQNLDMKTRFANGSSPLVQDTFSGWPTYLQTMTDPKAEIAIIAPPKHDGSGQGSIWLGAPAIGVSAISKKAEARVETLLGYLNFLATPFGTKEYLFRKFGLPGVHHRIVDGNPVLNAKGFSEVQLGLMYQADGPWTIFLPEHAGSAENEFNAMKSVVPTALDNPAAGLYSETSNRKNKQLNDAINQVTDDIVQGRKPISVWAPAVKKWKSDGGDKIAEELAAALKSSR, translated from the coding sequence ATGTCTGTCTACGATGCGCGGCTCGCCCGCCGGGCCGTGCTGGCCGGTGGTGCGGCGCTCGGCCTCGCCGGTGCCGTTGGTTGCTCCAACGCCGGCCGGGGCGCGTCCGGCGCCGGCAACGACGAGGCGACCAAGACCAGGATCCGGCCGGCCTACGAGCGCTACTCCGGGGTGAAGCCCGACCTGTCCGGCGCCGAGTACAAGATCCCGGACGCGTTCAACAAGTACCCGGCCAACCCGGTCCAGGCGATCTCCGCGGCGCCCGGCGACGGCAAGCCGATCACGGTCACGACGTACACGAACACGCCGATCCCGCCGCGGCTGGAGCAGAACACGTTCTGGCAGGAGTTCAACAAGCGGGTCGGGTCCCCGGTCCAGGTGAACCTGACGCCGTCGGTGGACTACGACCGCAAGTTCGCCACCGCGGTCGCCGGTGACCAGCTGGGCGACGTGTTCCTGGTCGGCAACGTACCGCAGACCCCGCAGATGCTGGCGGCGAAGGCGGTCGACCTGACCCCGCACCTGTCCGGCGACAACATCAAGAAGTACCCGTACCTGGCGAACCTGCCCGAGCTCGCCTGGAACTCCGGCATCTTCGACGGCAAGATCTACGGCGTCCCGATCCCGCGTGGCGCGATCAGCTCGCAGGTGATGTACAGCCGCCGGGACATCCTCGCGGCGCAGGGGCTGAAGCCCGAGGTGAAGAGTGCCGACGAGTTCGTCGAGCTGTGCAAGGCGCTGACCGACAAGAAGCTCAACCGGTTCGCGCTGGCGACCGCGCCGACGCAGTTCGTCCGGAACATGTTCGACATCCCGAACACCTGGAGCAAGGACGGCGACAAGCTCGTCAGCATGTTCGAGCACCCGGGTCACGAGGACGTGTTCGCACTCCTGCAGCAGCTCTGGAAGTCCGGCTACATCCACCCGGACGCGTACTCCGGCCAGAACCTGGACATGAAGACCCGGTTCGCGAACGGCTCCAGCCCGTTGGTACAGGACACCTTCAGCGGCTGGCCGACGTACCTGCAGACGATGACCGATCCGAAGGCGGAGATCGCGATCATCGCGCCGCCCAAGCACGACGGGTCCGGGCAGGGCTCGATCTGGCTCGGCGCCCCCGCGATCGGGGTCAGTGCGATCAGCAAGAAGGCCGAGGCCCGGGTCGAGACACTGCTCGGGTACCTGAACTTCCTGGCGACGCCGTTCGGCACCAAGGAGTACCTGTTCCGCAAGTTCGGTCTGCCCGGGGTGCACCACCGGATCGTCGACGGCAATCCCGTCCTGAACGCGAAGGGCTTCAGCGAGGTCCAGCTGGGCCTGATGTACCAGGCGGACGGGCCGTGGACGATCTTCCTGCCCGAGCACGCGGGCAGCGCCGAGAACGAGTTCAACGCGATGAAGTCGGTGGTCCCGACCGCGCTCGACAACCCGGCCGCCGGGCTCTACTCCGAGACCAGCAACCGCAAGAACAAGCAGCTGAACGACGCGATCAACCAGGTCACCGACGACATCGTGCAGGGCCGCAAGCCGATCTCGGTCTGGGCGCCGGCGGTGAAGAAGTGGAAGAGCGACGGCGGCGACAAGATCGCCGAGGAACTCGCCGCAGCCCTGAAATCATCGCGCTGA
- a CDS encoding Gfo/Idh/MocA family protein gives MTPTQPVRFAAVGLDHAHIFGQVAGLIGAGAEFVAMATDDPSASVAVKMRERFAGVPFADDPDELIARDGIDLVVTAAVPDRRGPIAVAALRSGKDVMADKPGCVTLDQLEEIEKAVDQSGRFWSVTFSERFEVPCVLKAGELVREGRIGTVVQTMGVGPHRIGDRAHLAGGDGRPDWFYDKQRYGGIITDIASHQIDQFLWFTGARSAEVVASSVGNFANQDEPGLQDFGEVLLRSDNAQGYVRVDWYTPAGLPTWGDGRLTVLGTEGYIEMRKYIDLAGRPGGNHLFLVNQEGTQYIDCSDVETTYSADIVRDVRERTTTAAPQQHTFETMRLALTAQQNAVLRGAAR, from the coding sequence TTGACCCCCACCCAACCAGTCAGATTCGCCGCGGTCGGGCTCGACCACGCCCACATCTTCGGCCAGGTCGCCGGGTTGATCGGCGCCGGTGCGGAGTTCGTCGCGATGGCCACCGACGATCCGTCGGCATCGGTCGCGGTGAAGATGCGCGAGCGGTTCGCCGGCGTTCCCTTCGCCGACGACCCTGACGAGCTGATCGCCCGGGACGGTATCGACCTGGTCGTCACCGCCGCGGTCCCGGACCGCCGCGGGCCGATCGCGGTCGCGGCGCTCCGGTCGGGCAAGGACGTGATGGCCGACAAGCCCGGCTGCGTCACGCTCGACCAGTTGGAGGAGATCGAGAAGGCGGTCGACCAGAGCGGCCGGTTCTGGTCGGTGACGTTCTCGGAGCGGTTCGAGGTCCCGTGCGTGCTCAAGGCCGGCGAGCTGGTCCGGGAAGGCCGGATCGGTACGGTCGTGCAGACGATGGGCGTCGGGCCGCACCGGATCGGGGACCGGGCCCATCTCGCCGGCGGCGACGGCCGGCCGGACTGGTTCTACGACAAGCAGCGGTACGGCGGCATCATCACCGACATCGCCTCGCACCAGATCGACCAGTTCCTCTGGTTCACCGGTGCGCGCTCGGCGGAGGTGGTGGCGAGTTCGGTGGGCAACTTCGCCAACCAGGACGAGCCGGGGCTGCAGGACTTCGGTGAGGTGCTGCTGCGTAGCGACAACGCGCAGGGGTACGTTCGAGTGGACTGGTACACGCCTGCCGGTCTGCCTACCTGGGGAGACGGCCGGCTCACGGTCCTCGGGACGGAGGGCTACATCGAGATGCGCAAGTACATCGATCTCGCAGGCCGGCCCGGCGGCAACCACCTGTTCCTGGTGAACCAGGAGGGTACGCAGTACATCGACTGCTCTGACGTCGAAACGACCTACTCCGCCGACATCGTCCGGGACGTCCGAGAACGTACGACGACGGCCGCGCCGCAGCAGCACACCTTCGAGACGATGCGGCTCGCTCTGACCGCGCAGCAGAACGCCGTACTGCGGGGAGCGGCCCGATGA
- a CDS encoding Gfo/Idh/MocA family protein has protein sequence MKVAIVGCGNISRRHAEAYAHTGRTELVGAADLRLEKAEALAAKFGGRAYASATELLAAEDPDLVSVATPPGSHAGLAIEILGAGKSVLLEKPPVLSLAELDAVAEAEAASEGSVSVVFQHRHGSAGLRAADLLGRGALGRPLVAVCETLWFRPVSYFDPEWRGTWAGEGGGPTLGHGIHQIDLLLHLLGPWRTIDATAVRLDRPVEFEDVSLASVVFESGAVASVINSLLSPRELSRIRIDTSGGTLEVNHVYGYSDKDWTFHSAPDAAKAATLGLDPGVPKSSTADGSGPTDPWAASAGEDVPSNHEAQLTQLVDDLLAGRAHATSLASTRPTMEFVTALYASAITGGPVRRADLTPEHPFYRALNGGIPEPRLGNAFLT, from the coding sequence ATGAAGGTCGCGATCGTTGGCTGTGGCAACATCAGCCGCCGGCACGCGGAGGCGTACGCGCACACCGGCAGGACCGAACTCGTCGGTGCGGCCGATCTCCGGCTCGAGAAGGCGGAAGCGCTCGCCGCGAAGTTCGGCGGGCGGGCGTACGCGAGCGCGACCGAGCTACTGGCGGCGGAGGATCCGGACCTCGTCTCGGTGGCGACGCCACCGGGTAGTCATGCGGGACTCGCGATCGAGATCCTCGGCGCGGGCAAGTCCGTGCTGCTGGAGAAGCCGCCGGTGCTGAGCCTGGCGGAGCTGGATGCGGTGGCGGAGGCGGAGGCGGCGAGTGAGGGCTCGGTGTCGGTGGTCTTCCAGCACCGGCACGGATCCGCCGGACTGCGTGCCGCCGATCTGCTCGGGCGCGGCGCGCTCGGGCGGCCGCTGGTCGCGGTGTGCGAGACGTTGTGGTTCCGGCCGGTCAGCTACTTCGACCCGGAGTGGCGCGGTACCTGGGCCGGCGAGGGCGGTGGGCCGACGCTCGGGCACGGCATCCATCAGATCGACCTGTTGCTCCATCTGCTCGGGCCGTGGCGGACGATCGACGCCACGGCCGTCCGGCTGGACCGGCCGGTGGAGTTCGAGGACGTGTCGCTGGCGTCGGTGGTGTTCGAGAGTGGCGCGGTGGCGAGCGTCATCAACAGCCTGCTCTCGCCGCGGGAGCTGAGCCGGATCCGGATCGACACGTCCGGTGGGACCCTCGAGGTCAACCACGTCTACGGGTACTCCGACAAGGACTGGACGTTCCACTCGGCGCCGGACGCGGCGAAGGCGGCGACGCTCGGGCTCGATCCCGGCGTACCAAAGTCTTCCACTGCGGACGGTTCCGGGCCTACCGACCCGTGGGCGGCGTCGGCGGGGGAGGACGTGCCGAGCAACCACGAGGCGCAGCTCACGCAGCTGGTCGACGACCTGCTGGCCGGTCGTGCGCATGCCACCAGTTTGGCGAGCACGCGCCCGACGATGGAGTTCGTCACCGCGCTGTACGCGTCGGCGATCACCGGCGGCCCGGTCCGCCGCGCAGACCTGACCCCCGAGCACCCGTTCTACCGAGCCCTGAACGGAGGCATTCCCGAGCCGCGACTCGGAAACGCGTTCCTGACCTGA
- a CDS encoding nitroreductase family deazaflavin-dependent oxidoreductase, whose amino-acid sequence MNDFNQQTIDEFRANEGKVGGPFEGAPLVLVHHLGRKSGREFVAPMMYLADETDPKTMYVFASKGGAPDNPEWYANLLAAGTATVEVGTETYEVRVREVTGADRDRIYAEQAKRYPGFAEYEQKTAGIRTIPVLALTRS is encoded by the coding sequence ATGAATGACTTCAATCAGCAGACGATCGATGAGTTCCGGGCCAACGAGGGCAAGGTCGGTGGGCCGTTCGAGGGCGCGCCGCTGGTGCTCGTGCATCACCTCGGGCGAAAGAGCGGACGCGAGTTCGTCGCACCGATGATGTACCTCGCGGACGAGACCGACCCCAAGACGATGTACGTGTTCGCCAGCAAGGGTGGCGCGCCGGACAACCCCGAGTGGTACGCGAACCTGCTCGCGGCCGGGACGGCGACGGTCGAGGTCGGCACCGAGACCTACGAGGTGCGCGTCCGTGAGGTGACCGGCGCCGACCGCGACCGGATCTACGCCGAGCAGGCCAAGCGGTACCCAGGTTTCGCGGAGTACGAGCAGAAGACCGCCGGCATCCGCACCATCCCGGTCCTCGCCCTCACCCGCAGCTGA
- a CDS encoding PPOX class F420-dependent oxidoreductase, translated as MVFTQAELEYLGTQRLGRLATVSADGVVQNNPVGFFVDAGTIVIGGHALGASKKFRNVQRGSTVALVVDDLASVDPWVVRGIEVRGTAVALSDVEPPVPYFSREVIRITPTRIISWGIDGPRSSRVV; from the coding sequence ATGGTTTTCACGCAGGCGGAACTCGAGTATCTGGGCACGCAGCGACTCGGCCGATTGGCGACGGTTTCGGCCGATGGTGTCGTGCAGAACAACCCGGTCGGCTTCTTCGTGGACGCCGGCACGATCGTCATCGGTGGGCACGCGCTGGGGGCGTCGAAGAAGTTCCGGAATGTGCAGCGAGGGAGCACGGTGGCGCTGGTGGTCGACGATCTGGCCTCGGTCGACCCGTGGGTGGTGCGCGGGATCGAGGTTCGCGGTACGGCGGTTGCGTTGAGTGACGTGGAGCCGCCGGTGCCGTACTTCTCGCGGGAGGTCATCCGGATCACGCCGACCCGGATCATCAGCTGGGGGATCGACGGGCCGCGCTCGAGCCGCGTGGTCTGA
- a CDS encoding glycosyltransferase 87 family protein, whose amino-acid sequence MSIAQGNSWSKGLTALVVLLAVALLVLTWGHTGADLKVYRVGGWAILTDPSRLYDVHPAGMSMPFTYPIFAAILMAPVAVLPWPLAYALSIVVSLAAVALIWKVCLPALTTRPPVLALVALFAASLLLEPVRETLSYGQINLVLCAVVLSDALDLKHRGRGIGIGIAAGIKLTPLVFVAFLLVTGQRKAFLRASAAFLATVAAGFVIAPRTAFQYWTVIVNDHTRIGGLAYSGNQSWNGFLVRLSGDLGGGGVLWIGTVVLTAVAGLWLSRALWLAGRRLAAVSVCGLISVLCSPVSWSHHWVWVLPLGISLAACFDGRRRLVAAGLWYLAFVVAPIWWPPRRDNRELHWNLWQQLAGNAYLWLGLGAAAFLWTQLHPKRLALTPQLVNEPSTHLP is encoded by the coding sequence GTGTCGATTGCACAGGGCAACAGTTGGTCGAAGGGACTGACAGCGCTGGTCGTGCTGCTGGCAGTCGCACTGCTCGTGCTGACCTGGGGGCACACCGGCGCGGATCTGAAGGTGTACCGGGTCGGCGGCTGGGCGATCCTGACCGATCCGTCCCGGCTCTACGACGTCCACCCGGCCGGGATGTCGATGCCGTTCACCTATCCGATCTTCGCCGCGATCCTGATGGCTCCGGTGGCGGTCCTGCCCTGGCCGCTCGCCTACGCGCTCTCGATCGTGGTGTCGCTGGCCGCGGTGGCGCTGATCTGGAAGGTCTGCCTGCCGGCGTTGACCACGCGTCCGCCGGTCCTCGCGCTCGTCGCGCTGTTCGCGGCGTCGCTGCTGCTCGAACCGGTCCGCGAGACGTTGTCGTACGGACAGATCAACCTCGTGCTCTGCGCAGTGGTTCTCAGCGACGCCCTGGATCTGAAGCATCGCGGCCGCGGGATCGGCATCGGGATCGCGGCCGGGATCAAGCTGACGCCGTTGGTGTTCGTCGCGTTCCTGCTCGTCACCGGGCAGCGCAAGGCGTTCCTGCGGGCGTCAGCGGCGTTCCTCGCGACCGTCGCGGCCGGTTTCGTGATCGCTCCGCGGACGGCGTTCCAGTACTGGACCGTGATCGTCAACGATCACACCAGGATCGGCGGTTTGGCGTACTCAGGGAACCAGTCCTGGAACGGATTCCTGGTGCGGCTGTCCGGCGACCTCGGCGGTGGCGGGGTCCTGTGGATCGGCACCGTCGTGCTGACAGCGGTCGCCGGTCTGTGGCTGTCGCGCGCACTCTGGCTCGCCGGGCGGCGCCTCGCGGCGGTGTCCGTCTGCGGTCTGATCAGCGTGCTTTGCTCACCGGTGTCGTGGAGCCATCACTGGGTCTGGGTGCTACCGCTGGGGATCTCCCTGGCCGCCTGCTTCGACGGCCGCCGACGGCTGGTCGCCGCCGGCCTGTGGTACCTGGCGTTCGTCGTCGCCCCGATCTGGTGGCCGCCGCGCCGTGACAACCGCGAGCTGCACTGGAACCTCTGGCAACAGCTCGCCGGCAACGCCTACCTCTGGCTCGGCCTCGGCGCCGCGGCGTTCCTGTGGACCCAACTTCACCCGAAACGTCTGGCACTCACTCCCCAGCTCGTAAACGAGCCGTCAACCCACCTGCCCTGA
- a CDS encoding glycoside hydrolase family 16 protein codes for MSRSRFVLPAVAGVLALTGSLLAAHSAVADDKDPKAATSPVRADDPPAGVQPVGGGTGWGLKWWDEFNGTAVDWGTKWNGNSSALPDAGRGNKPNQQLEYNLDRNCTEADGAVTMTAKRERYQAPSGTTYDWTSCLLTSTGSSGFTFKYGFMESRAKLTYDVVNAQGSPVPDKRGFWPGFWTWQASGVDSWQETDVYEQYSDNPRHLYLTSHAHAGGGCQVDVGFDPGADFHVYGADISAQDTKFYIDGRLVCSVAGAPSENTNLIEDLYVYSKPGFDPDPATAAAKKSVDYVRVWQR; via the coding sequence ATGTCTCGCAGCAGGTTCGTGCTGCCGGCGGTTGCCGGTGTGCTCGCGCTGACCGGTTCGTTGCTCGCGGCCCACTCGGCAGTTGCTGATGACAAGGATCCGAAGGCGGCGACGTCCCCGGTGCGGGCGGACGACCCGCCCGCCGGGGTGCAGCCGGTCGGTGGCGGCACGGGCTGGGGCCTCAAGTGGTGGGACGAGTTCAACGGTACGGCGGTGGACTGGGGGACCAAGTGGAACGGGAACTCGAGCGCGTTGCCTGACGCCGGGCGCGGCAACAAGCCCAACCAGCAGCTCGAGTACAACCTGGACAGGAACTGCACCGAGGCCGACGGTGCGGTCACGATGACGGCCAAACGCGAGCGGTACCAGGCGCCGTCCGGTACGACGTACGACTGGACGTCGTGTCTGCTGACGTCGACCGGCAGCAGCGGGTTCACGTTCAAGTACGGCTTCATGGAGTCGCGTGCGAAGCTGACGTACGACGTTGTGAACGCGCAGGGAAGTCCGGTGCCGGACAAGCGCGGCTTCTGGCCCGGGTTCTGGACCTGGCAGGCGTCGGGCGTGGACTCCTGGCAGGAGACCGACGTGTACGAGCAGTACAGCGACAACCCGCGGCACCTCTACCTGACGTCGCACGCGCACGCGGGTGGTGGCTGCCAGGTCGATGTCGGCTTCGATCCCGGCGCCGACTTCCACGTGTACGGCGCGGACATCTCCGCGCAGGACACGAAGTTCTACATCGACGGCCGGCTGGTGTGCTCGGTGGCAGGTGCCCCGTCCGAGAACACGAACCTCATCGAGGACCTGTACGTGTACTCCAAGCCCGGCTTCGATCCGGACCCGGCAACCGCGGCCGCGAAGAAGTCGGTCGACTACGTCCGGGTCTGGCAGCGCTGA
- a CDS encoding LacI family DNA-binding transcriptional regulator, with the protein MTESSPPRRPTMEDVAEVAGVSRGTVSRVLNGGHYVSPDASAAVQRAIRKTGYVVNQHARSLVTQRSDSVAFILSDPQDRLFEDPNFNILLKGCTQALAERDITLLLTVAGTQEDRKRVGRWVTAGHVDGVLLVSEHAGSPLIGELRSRGLPIVAAGRPIGHEREISYVAADDRDGARQMVSHLRSRGYRTIGIITGPVDTPGGVDRLAGYHDVLGRSDKKLIVHGDYSQASGAAAMEELLRRVPDIDAVFVCSDLMALGALAALQRAGKRVPEDIAIGGFDDSKAAVSSTPQLTTIRQDFTRVSTEMVRLLLDSIGTDTRSAVILPTELVIRDST; encoded by the coding sequence ATGACCGAATCGAGCCCGCCCCGCCGCCCGACCATGGAAGACGTCGCCGAAGTGGCCGGCGTCTCCCGCGGCACGGTGTCGCGCGTGCTCAACGGAGGCCACTACGTCTCCCCCGACGCGTCGGCGGCCGTGCAACGTGCGATCCGGAAGACCGGGTATGTCGTGAACCAGCACGCGCGCAGCCTGGTCACCCAGCGCTCCGACTCGGTCGCCTTCATCCTGTCCGATCCGCAGGACCGGCTGTTCGAGGATCCGAACTTCAACATCTTGCTCAAGGGCTGCACGCAGGCGCTGGCCGAGCGCGACATCACGCTGCTGCTCACCGTCGCCGGCACCCAGGAGGACCGCAAGCGGGTCGGCCGCTGGGTCACCGCGGGTCACGTCGACGGCGTACTGCTGGTGTCGGAGCACGCGGGCAGTCCGCTGATCGGCGAACTGCGCTCGCGCGGGCTGCCGATCGTCGCCGCCGGCCGCCCGATCGGGCACGAGCGCGAGATCTCGTACGTCGCCGCCGACGACCGCGACGGCGCCCGCCAGATGGTGAGCCACCTGCGGTCGCGCGGTTATCGCACGATCGGCATCATCACCGGGCCGGTCGACACGCCGGGCGGTGTCGACCGGCTCGCCGGCTACCACGACGTACTCGGCCGGTCGGACAAGAAGCTGATCGTCCACGGCGACTACAGCCAGGCGTCCGGCGCCGCCGCGATGGAGGAATTGCTGCGCCGCGTCCCCGACATCGACGCCGTCTTCGTCTGCAGCGACCTGATGGCGCTCGGCGCGCTCGCCGCGCTGCAACGCGCCGGCAAGCGGGTGCCGGAGGACATCGCGATCGGCGGCTTCGACGACTCGAAGGCCGCGGTCAGCTCGACACCTCAGCTGACCACGATCCGTCAGGACTTCACCCGGGTCAGCACCGAGATGGTCCGGCTGCTCCTCGACAGCATCGGCACCGACACCCGGTCAGCCGTCATCCTGCCAACCGAACTCGTCATCCGGGACTCCACCTGA
- a CDS encoding beta-galactosidase has translation MSILVPASADQAGPLLPRLSGIAFGGDYYPEQWPETVWAEDVRLMREAGVNLVSVGIFAWSELEPSPGRYEFGWLDRVLGLLDDAGIAVNLATPTAAPPPWFFRQHRDARIVGRDGRLLGVGGRQAFCANSPAYRAAATNITERLAERYADHPALAMWHVHNEYGGANAHCYCETSAAAFRTWLRAHYIDLDDLNNAWGTAFWGQRYGDWAEIEPPLDSPMAVNPAQQLDFFRFSSDTHLGNYLAERDLLRRLTPGVPITTNFMINNHKWADYQRWAREVDIVANDHYLYGERPGNQLELAMSADLTRSVAGGRGWLLMEHSTSAVNWQPRNIAKRPGELRRNSISHLARGSESALFFQWRASRSGGEKFHSAMVPHGGTRTRVWHEVRELGAELAKLGELRGTQVVADVGLVWDYQSWWALELEWRPSVDLSYLDRIAAFYESTWRGHLTADFVHPEGDLAQYPVLLVPSLYLTSPASAANLTTYVRHGGTIVVSYFSGIVDEHDTIHPGGHPGALRDLLGIHVEEFLPLREGEQVVLDDGATGDVWAEHVVLDGAEPVRHYLDGPAAGGPAVTRHHVGDGTVWYISTRLTGEDLTAVLREAGLPYREGLPDDLELVRRAGADYTYLVAINHADCDAVLPGSGDELLTGAACDGELVVPAGGVRVLRTERRRMSP, from the coding sequence ATGAGCATCCTCGTCCCGGCTTCGGCCGACCAGGCCGGTCCGCTGCTGCCCCGCCTGAGCGGCATCGCGTTCGGCGGCGACTACTACCCCGAGCAGTGGCCCGAGACGGTCTGGGCCGAGGACGTGCGGTTGATGCGCGAGGCCGGTGTCAACCTGGTCAGCGTCGGCATCTTCGCGTGGTCCGAGCTGGAACCGTCGCCGGGCCGCTACGAGTTCGGCTGGCTGGACCGCGTCCTCGGACTGCTCGACGACGCCGGGATCGCGGTCAACCTCGCGACACCCACCGCCGCGCCACCGCCGTGGTTCTTCCGGCAGCACCGGGACGCCCGCATCGTCGGCCGCGACGGGCGGTTGCTCGGCGTCGGCGGCCGGCAGGCGTTCTGCGCGAACTCTCCCGCTTACCGAGCGGCCGCCACGAACATCACCGAACGACTTGCCGAGCGGTACGCCGACCACCCGGCGCTGGCGATGTGGCACGTCCACAACGAGTACGGCGGCGCGAACGCGCACTGCTACTGCGAGACCTCCGCCGCCGCGTTCCGCACCTGGCTACGCGCGCACTACATCGATCTCGACGACCTGAACAACGCGTGGGGTACGGCGTTCTGGGGTCAGCGGTACGGCGACTGGGCGGAGATCGAGCCGCCGCTCGACTCGCCGATGGCGGTCAACCCCGCCCAGCAACTGGACTTCTTCCGGTTCAGCTCCGACACACATCTCGGCAACTACCTCGCCGAGCGTGACCTCCTGCGCCGGCTGACACCGGGCGTGCCGATCACCACCAACTTCATGATCAACAACCACAAGTGGGCCGACTACCAGCGCTGGGCGCGCGAGGTCGACATCGTTGCCAACGACCACTACCTGTACGGCGAACGTCCGGGCAACCAGCTCGAACTCGCGATGTCGGCCGACCTGACCCGCTCGGTCGCCGGCGGCCGCGGCTGGCTGCTGATGGAGCACTCGACCAGCGCGGTCAACTGGCAGCCGCGCAACATCGCCAAGCGTCCCGGCGAACTGCGCCGCAACAGCATCAGTCATCTCGCCCGCGGGTCGGAGTCCGCGCTGTTCTTCCAGTGGCGGGCGTCCCGCTCCGGCGGCGAGAAGTTCCACTCGGCGATGGTCCCGCACGGCGGCACCAGAACGCGCGTCTGGCACGAGGTCCGTGAGTTGGGTGCCGAGCTCGCCAAGCTCGGCGAGCTTCGCGGCACCCAGGTCGTCGCCGACGTCGGTCTGGTCTGGGACTACCAGTCGTGGTGGGCGCTCGAGCTCGAGTGGCGGCCGTCGGTCGACCTGTCGTACCTCGACCGGATCGCCGCGTTCTACGAGTCGACCTGGCGCGGGCACCTCACCGCCGACTTCGTCCACCCCGAGGGCGATCTCGCCCAGTACCCGGTGCTGCTCGTTCCGAGCCTCTACCTGACATCACCGGCCTCCGCGGCGAATCTCACGACGTACGTCCGTCACGGCGGGACGATCGTCGTCTCGTACTTCTCCGGCATCGTGGACGAGCACGACACCATCCATCCGGGCGGCCACCCCGGCGCGCTGCGGGACCTGCTCGGCATACACGTCGAGGAGTTTCTCCCGCTCCGCGAAGGCGAGCAGGTGGTACTGGACGACGGCGCGACCGGTGACGTCTGGGCCGAACACGTCGTACTCGACGGCGCTGAGCCGGTCCGGCACTACCTCGACGGTCCGGCGGCGGGTGGTCCCGCGGTTACCCGGCACCACGTCGGCGACGGTACGGTGTGGTACATCTCGACCCGTCTCACCGGCGAGGACCTGACCGCCGTACTGCGCGAGGCAGGCCTGCCGTACCGCGAGGGTCTGCCGGACGACCTGGAACTGGTACGGCGGGCCGGCGCGGACTACACCTACCTGGTCGCGATCAACCACGCCGACTGCGACGCCGTACTGCCTGGAAGTGGTGACGAGTTGCTCACCGGCGCCGCCTGCGACGGCGAACTCGTCGTACCGGCGGGTGGGGTGCGGGTGCTGCGGACCGAGCGACGCAGAATGTCACCATGA